The Desulfovibrio aminophilus genomic sequence CCACGGTCACGGCGTCCTGGCCGGTCATGGCGTCGGCCACGAAGAGGATCTCGCGCGGCTTGCAGGCGGCCTTGATGGCCGAGAGCTCCTCCATGAGGGGCTCGTCGATGTGCAGGCGTCCGGCGGTGTCCAGGAGCACGGCGTTGCAGCCCGCCTCGGCGGCCTTGGCGAGCGCGTCGCGGCAGATGTCCACCGGGTTCATGCCCGGTTCGCTCGGATAGGCGGGCACGCCGATCTGCTTGGCCAGGGTGTGCAGCTGCTCGATGGCCGCGGGGCGGTAGACGTCGGCCGGGACGAGGTAGGGGACGAGCTTCTGCTTGCGCAGCCAGACCGCCAGCTTGGCCGCCGAGGTGGTCTTGCCCGAGCCCTGCAGGCCCACGACCATGATCACCAGGGGCTTGACCCCGGCGATGGAGAGTCCGGTCTGCTCGCCGCCCAGCAGCTCCACGAGGCCGTCGTGGACGATCTTGACCACCTGCTGGCCGGGGGTCAGGCTCTTGAGCACGTCCTGGCCCAGGGCGCGCTCCTTCACCTGGTCGACGAAGTCCTTGACGACCTTGAAGTTGACGTCGGCCTCCAGGAGCGCCAGGCGCACCTCGCGCAGGCCCTCCTGGATGTTGGATTCGTCAAGCCGGGCCTGTCCCCGGATTTTCTTGAACGCCTGGCTCAGGCGGTCACTCAGACTGTCGAACAAGCGTCTTCCTCCGCGTGGCGGGCGGATGCGGTTTCCAGGCTCCTCCCTGTCGAGGAGCGCGGATAAAGGGACTGTGTATTAAAGGGGAACGCCGGGCAAGTCAAGCCGGGGAGTCAGCCCCCGCGCGGGCCCGCCGCGCGCCGTTTGCGCGGGATGGTCACGGTCAGGAGCCCGTCCTTGAGCGCGGCGCTCACGGCCTCGGGGTCGGCGTCCGGGGGCAGGGCGAAGGCCCGGGCGAAGGGGCCCTGGGGCCGCTCCACGGCGTGGAACGCCGTGCCCGGGAAGTCGCGTTCCGGGGGCCGCCTGCCGCTGATGCGCAACTCGCGGCCCACGGCCTCCAGGACCACGTTCTCCAGGGGAACGCCGGGCAGCTCCACGCGCAGCACGTAGGCCGAGGGGGTCTCCAGCACGTCCGCGGCCGGGGACCAGAGGCAGCCCCGGCGCGCCTCGGCGCCGGACTCGCCCCACAGGCGGTCCATGTACGCGCGCATGGCCTCCAGATCGGCCCATGGGTTCCACTTGAACATACGTTCCCCGGTTTTCGAAATCCTTAATCTATAGTATGGTGACTTGCAATTCCCCGTGAGCCGCCGCGTTCGAGGCCCGTTCCGAAGAAAAATTAAAAATAGTTCCTATTCCTACTTGTGGACCGGGGGCGCTTTGGCTACAGTGGGCCGAAATCGACGGATGACGAGCGCTGAAAGGAGAAACAGGGAGAGGTAGTATGGACGCGATTCTGCTTTCGCGGCTGCAATTCGCCGCCGCCACCATGTTCCACTTCATCTTCGTGCCGCTCACGCTGGGGCTCTCGGTCCTCATCGCGGGCATGGAGACGGCCTACGTGCGCACGGGCAAGGAACTCTACCTGCGCATGGCCAAGTTCTGGGGCAAGCTGTTCCTGATCAACTTCGTGCTGGGCGTGGTCACGGGCATCACCCTGGAGTTCCAGTTCGGCACCAACTGGTCGCGCTACTCGGCCTACGTGGGCGACATCTTCGGCTCGCTGCTGGCCATCGAGGCCACGGCGGCCTTCTTCCTGGAGTCCACCTTCATCGGGGTCTGGGTCTTCGGCTGGAAGAAGCTCTCGCCCAAGGCCCACGCCATCGTCGCCTGGCTCGTGGCCGGGGCGGGCAACCTCTCGGCGGTCTGGATCCTCATCGCCAACGGCTTCATGCAGAACCCGCTGGGCTACGTGATCCGCAACGGCCGCGCCGAGCTGAACGACTTCATGGCCGTGGTCCTGAACCCCTTCGCCTGGCAGCAGTTCGCGCACACCATCCTGGGAGCCTTCTGCGTGGCCGGGTTCTTCGTCCTGGGCATCTCGGCCTGGCACCTGGCCCGCAAGTCCCACGAGGAATTCTTCAACGCCTCCCTGCGCATCGGCGCGGGCGTGGCCCTGGCGGCCAGCATCCTGGTGGCGGTGCAGGGGCACTTCCACGGCAACGAGGTGGCCCGCGTCCAGCCGGTCAAGCTGGCGGCCATGGAGTCCCACTGGGAGACCCGGGCCAACGCGCCCATGTACCTCCTGCAGATTCCCGGCGAGAACGGCAACGTGCTGGAGGCCCTGCCCGTGCCCTCGCTGCTGAGCATCCTGGCCTACAACGACCCGAACGCCGTGGTGAAGGGCCTGAACGACGTCCCGGCCGCGGACCGGCCGCCGGTGGCGATCACCTTCTGGGCCTTCCGGGCCATGGTCGGCATCGGCACGATCATGCCGCTCATCGCGCTTTTCGCCTGGGTCAAGCGCCGCGACATCGGCAAGTACCCCTGGTTCCTGAAGCTCCTGCCCTGGGCCATCCCCTTGCCCTACCTGGGTCTCCAGGCGGGCTGGATCGTGGCCGAGGTGGGCCGCCAGCCGTGGATCGTCCACGGCCTGATGCGGACCTCGGACGCGGTCTCGCCCATCTCGGGCGGACAGGTGGGGTTCACCCTGGCGGCCATCATCGTCCTCTACACGCTGCTGGGCGCGGCCGGGTTCTTCCTGGCGGGCCGGGCCGTGAAGCAGGGACCGGACGCGGCGCGCTAGCCGCCCAAGGACAAGGAAAGGAGCGACATCATGTTGGAAACCATTTGGTTCCTTCTCTGGGGCGTGCTCTGGGCGGTCTATTTCGCCCTGGACGGATTCGACCTGGGCATGGGCATGCTCAAGCCCTTCCTGGCCCGCGACGAGTATGAGAAGCGGGTCATCTACAACGCCGCCGGTCCCTTCTGGGACGGCAACGAGGTCTGGCTCATCTCGGCCGGAGGCGTGACCTTCGCGGCCTTCCCCCTGGCCTACGCGGCCATGTTCAGCGGGCTCTACACCGCGCTCATGCTCCTGCTCTTCGCGCTCATCGTGCGCGGCGTGAGCTTCGAGTTCCGCTCCAAGGTGGACTCGCCCGGCTGGAAGGCGCTCTGGGACGGCTGCCAGGTGGCCGGCAGCTTCCTGCCCGCGCTGCTCCTGGGCGTGGCCTTCGCCAACATCTTCCAGGGCCTGCCCCTGGACCAGAACCAGGTCATGCACGGCGGCCTGCTCGACCTGCTCAACCCCTACGGCCTGGCCGGCGGCGTGCTCTTCGTGCTGCTCTTCCTGCTGCACGGCGCGCTCTGGCTCAGCATCAAGGCCGAGGGCGACCTGCGCGAACGCGCGGCCTCCACGGCGGCCAAGCTCTGGCCCGTGCTGGCGGCGGTGATCGTGGTCTTCCTGGCCTACACCTGGTTCGCCACCAAGCTCTTCACCAACTATATGGCCAATCCGGCCCTGTTCCTCATCCTGCTCGTGCCCGTGGGCGGGCTGGTGATGATCCGGGTCTGGCTGGCGGCGCGCCGCTTCTGGGCCGCCTGGGGGGCCTCGGCGGTGATGATCATCGGCGTGACCCTCTTCGCCGTGGTGGGCCTGTTCCCGGCCATCCTGCCCTCCAGCCTGAACCCGGCCTGGAGCCTGACGGCCACGGACGCGGGCATCAAGGCCTCGTCCAGCCCGCTGACCCTGGCGATCATGCTCGGCGTGGCCCTGGTCTTCGTGCCCATCGTCATCGGCTACCAGTTCTGGGTCTACAAGACCTTCAGCGCTCCCGTGACCCGGGAGGACCTGGAATACTGATTCTCCCCTCGCACTCTCTCCACCTCAAACAGGGAAGGCCCCCGGCGACGGTCGTCGGGGGCCTTCTCCATTCTGGAGGGAGGAGGGGAGGCGGCCTGTCGACGCCTCCCCTCCGCGAGGAGCGCCGGGAGGGTGCCCGGCTTGGCGAGGATCGTCGCGAACAGCGACGAGTCCCTTCTATTGAAATTGATTTTCAATGTCAACAAAAAGAAGAGGGAAAATCTTCGGCTCAGAACGAAGCGGCAGCGGCGGCGGCCGAGGACCAAGCCCACTGGAGGTTGAAGCCCCCCAGCCTGCCGGTCACGTCCAACGCCTCGCCCAGGAAAAAAAGGCCTGGAATCTTCCGGCACTCCATGGTCTTGGAGGAGATGTCCCGGGTGTCCACGCCCCCGGCCGTGACCTCGGCCTTGGCCAAGCCCTCGGTGCCGGAGGGGGTGGCCGTGAAGTTCTGGAAGGCACGGGCCGTCTCGGCCAACTCGGCGTTGGAGAGCTGGGCCAGGGGCCGCTCGGCCGGGCCGGGCGGAGCCAGCGCCGCCACGAGCCGGTCCGGCAGGAGACGGCGCAGGAAGGTTTTCGTCAGGCCCCGGAATTCCGCGCGGCCCTGGCGGAGCAAATCTTCCAGGTCGCGGCCGGGCAGGAAGTCCACGGCCACGTCCAGGCCGGGCCGCCAGAGGCAGGAGGCCTCCAGCACGGCCGGGCCGGACAGGCCCCGGTGGGTGAACAGCAGGCCGCCCAGGAAGGACCGGCCGCCGCAGGACACCCGGGCCTCGGCCGGGGAGAGCCCGGCCAGGTCGCGGCAGAGCCGGGCCTGGCCGCCGGAGAGGATCAGGGGAACCAGCGCGGGCCGGGGTTCGACCACGCCGAGGCCGAATTGGCGGGCCAGGCGGAAGGCCAGGTCCGAGGCTCCCAGATTGGGCCAGGACGGGCCGCCGCAGGCCACGGCCAATCTCGATGCCTGGAAGCTCCCGGCCCCGGCCTCCACGCGGAAGTGGGCCGGTCCCGCCACCGCGCGCACCGGGCAGTTCAGGACGATGCGCGCCCCGGCCTCGCGGCAGGCCGTCTCCAGGGCCTCGGCCAGCCGCCGCGCGCCCTGGACGCAGAACATCTGGCCCGGGGCCTTCTCCTCGAAGGCGAGCCCGAACTCCGCGAACGCGGCCAGGGCCTCGGCCGGGGTGAAGCGGGCCAGGGCGGACCTGCAGAAGTGCGGGTTGTCCGAGAAGTAGTCCTCGGGCCCGGCGGCCAGGTTGGTCAGGTTGCAGCGGCCGCCGCCCGAGGCGCGCAGCTTGCGGGCCGCCGTCGGGCCGTGCTCCAGCACGGCGACGGACAGGCCGCGCCGGGCGGCCAGGAGGGACGCGAAGAGGCCCGAGGCCCCGGCCCCGATGACGAGCAGGTCGAGCGGATCGGAGGAACGCATGGGACTCCGGTAGCGCGAATCGCCCCGGCGGGAAAGCCCCCTTCCCACGCGGCGGGGCGCTGCCGACTTCCGTGACGAAGGAGGCCGGTCGATCCGGCTGCCGCTTTCGAAGAGGGGGGGAGCCGGCGCGGTGGCGGCAGACGCTGGAGGCGTTCAGCCCCGCCCGGAGGCAGGGGGGCGGAATCGTTCGTACAGGGTGCCGATGGCCCAGCAGAACAGCCGGACGCCCAGGCAGGCCGCGAAGGCGTGCCGGAGCGGCGCTTGCCAGCATTCGCCGTCGCCCTGTCCGAGCAGCAGCCGCGCGCACAGCTCCGCGAAAAACACGAGCAGAAACGCGGCCCGCGGCAGCGGGTTTCCGCTTTCGAGCTCTAGGACGGAGAGCATGAGTGTCGTCGAACGGTCCGGCATCTTCATCTCATTTCCCTGGACTGGTCTGATTACATACGAGCTTCTGGAGAAGCCGCAAGCTCTTTTGGGCGGGCCCTGACCCCCACGGCGAGGCCTCTTCCAAGGCTGCAGGGGAAAGCCCCCTTCCCACGCGGCGGGGTTTCTGCTATGCCCGTGGCTCTGGGAGAGGATCGTTCCACACAAGCGAAGGAGACGCCGCCATGATGTCCACTTTCTGGTTCTTCCTGGGCCTGGCCTCGGTCATCGCCGCCCTGGTCATGATCAAGTGCTCCAGCCTGTCCGACAGCGAGTAGAGCGGGACAGACCCTTTTCAGCCCGAGCGGGGGGCGCGGTCCGGGTGACGGGCCGCGCCCTTCGCTTGTTTTGGGACGGGAATCAGGGGATCAGCCCGCGATCCCTGAGAAAGGCGGCCAGGGCCCGGGCCGCCACGGCATGGCCGTGGGCGTTCCAGTGTCCGTCGTGAGGAAAGGCGAAGGGCTGGTGCAGGTCGGCGAAATCGGCGGCGAACGCCGGGTGCAGATCCAGGAACGGAATGCCGCGCCGCGCGGCCGACTCGGCGGAGAGCCGGTTCAGGACCAGGGCGTCGGACGTGTCGGGATGCCCGGCCTCGATGGCCCCCCGGTCGCCGTCCATGAGCAGGACGAGCCGCGCGCCCTGCGCCCGGGCCGCCCGGTCCAGTTCGCCGAACAGGTAGTCCGTGGCCGCCCGGACGTCCGCCAGGCGTTCGGCCACGGCCCGGGGCGCCATGTTGGCCTGGAATATCTCGGGTTCCTTGCCCAGGATCAGGTCGCGCAGCGTTTGGAAGCCGAACTGGCGGCGGTGGCGCAGATAGCGCCAGAGGGCGCTTTCCCGCGCCAGTCCGTACCAGGGTCGGACGTAGGGCCGGATCGGCCGTTCGCCCAGGACCCGGCCGTCCTCCACGTCCAGCCGCAGCAGGGCTTGCTGGTGCACGCCGGGCGGCGGGATGAAGGATTCGAGGAAGTCGTTGTGCACGAGCAGGATCACGAGCACGTCCGGGGACCAGGCCGGGGTCTCGCGGCGGGCCAAGTGCACGTATTGCGACAGGGGGATGCCGGAGAGCCCGCAGCGCAGGACCTCGGTTCCGGGCGACAGCCGCTCCAGGTCCTCGGCCAGGCTCTGGTCCGCGTCCACCTGCAGGGCCTCGACATATGAGTCGCCGATCACCACGATGCGGGTTCCCGTCTTCGGCGCGAGGCTGTCCGCGCGCCCCGAGTTCCAGCCCTGGGCGTTGATCCGGTAGCTGGCACGGATTTCGTCGCGCACCATGTATGTTCCGGTCTGGTTCGGGGCGTAGGCCATGACCCCGTCGCGAAAGGTCGGCTTCGGCAGGTCCGGGGCCATGCCGGTGACGCGGCAGAACCCCTCCAGGCCGAGCAGGGTCAGGAGGACGGCGGCCAGGGCGAGGCCGAGATGTTGAAGGGCGCGGCGCATGCTGCTAGGTTCCTGCTCGGGATTGGTAAACCGCGCGAATGAAGGAATCAAGCGGAGGGCGCATGCGCATCGTCTCCTGGAACGTGAACGGCTACCGGGCCGTGCTCAAGAAGGGCTTCCTGGATTGGCTGAACGCCTGCGGGGCCGACGCCGTGCTCCTGCAGGAAACCAAGGTGGAGCCGGACCAGCTGGCCCCGGAGGAGCGCGAACCCGAGGGCTGGCACTCGGTCTGGAACTGGTCCAAGAAGAAAAAGGGCTATTCCGGCACGGCCTGCTTCCTGCGCACGCCGCCCCTGTCGCACTCCTTCGGCCTGCCCGGGGACGAATTCCGGGGCGAGGGCCGGACCATCCTCCTGGAGCTCCCGGATCTCTGGCTCTTCAACATCTACTTCCCCAACGGCCAGATGGGCGAGGCGCGCCTGGACTTCAAGCTGCGCTTCTACGACCGCTTCCTGGAGTACGCCCAGGAGCTGCGGGCCACCAAGCCCGTGGTGGTGGGCGGCGATTTCAACACCGCGCACAAGGAAATCGATCTCAAGAACGCCAAGGCCAACGAGAAGACCTCCGGCTTCCTGCCCGTGGAGCGGGCCTGGCTGGACACCTTCACGGCCCACGGCTACCTGGACACCTTCCGGCTCTTCGAGTCCGGCCCGGGCCACTACTCCTGGTGGTCCTACCGCTTCAACGCCCGCAAGAACAACGCGGGGTGGCGCATCGACTACTTCTTCGCCTCCGAGGAGCTGCGCAATCGTGTGCGCGCGGCCTGGATCGAGGCGGCCACCGAGGGCTCGGACCACTGCCCGGTCTGGGTCGAGATCGCGGACCTCTAGAATCGGCTTCCGGCGAATCCGGGCGGAGCTGCCCGGAGAGGGTGGATTTCGGCGCGGACGGTCGCTTGGCGGGGGGCCCCGGCGCGGTTTCACGCCGGGGCCCGTATGAGCCGACAGCCCCTTGGGCTGTGCGCGTCTACCAGTTCTTGGCGGGGCGCGGGGCGCGCTCGCGCGCCTCGTTGACCTTCAGGCTGCGGCCGCCGAAATCCTTGCCGTCCAGGGCCTCGATGGCCGCGGCGGCTCCGGCGTCATCCATCTGGACGAAGGCGAATCCACGGAACCGGCCGGTTTCCCGGTCCATGACGAACTTCACTCCCTGCACCTCGCCGTGGGCGGCGAAGAGGTCCTTGAGCTGGTCTTCCGTGGCGCTGTAAGGCAGATTCCCGACGTAAATCGACTTCATGGAACCACTCCTCTCGCAAGACGACAAGACAGCCCTTGCCGTTGTAGGCGTCTCCGTCGCCCACGTCCCGAGCGGCAAGGAAACCCTTGACTTCTTTCCGCCTATCCCAGGCGGAGGAAAACAGCAAGAGGGGGGCGGGGCCGCCGGGCCGCCCATTCAGCCCTTTTCATCCACCAGACGGCCCGAGGGCGAATAGTCCGCCCCCGAGGGCGCGGCGGGCGTCTCGTAGAGGTCCAGCAGTCGTCGGCCCAGGTCCAGCTCCAGTTCGCTGACGGCCTGGGGAGCTCCGGGCGGCACGCTCGTAT encodes the following:
- a CDS encoding RNA-binding protein translates to MKSIYVGNLPYSATEDQLKDLFAAHGEVQGVKFVMDRETGRFRGFAFVQMDDAGAAAAIEALDGKDFGGRSLKVNEARERAPRPAKNW
- a CDS encoding exodeoxyribonuclease III — its product is MRIVSWNVNGYRAVLKKGFLDWLNACGADAVLLQETKVEPDQLAPEEREPEGWHSVWNWSKKKKGYSGTACFLRTPPLSHSFGLPGDEFRGEGRTILLELPDLWLFNIYFPNGQMGEARLDFKLRFYDRFLEYAQELRATKPVVVGGDFNTAHKEIDLKNAKANEKTSGFLPVERAWLDTFTAHGYLDTFRLFESGPGHYSWWSYRFNARKNNAGWRIDYFFASEELRNRVRAAWIEAATEGSDHCPVWVEIADL
- a CDS encoding cytochrome ubiquinol oxidase subunit I is translated as MDAILLSRLQFAAATMFHFIFVPLTLGLSVLIAGMETAYVRTGKELYLRMAKFWGKLFLINFVLGVVTGITLEFQFGTNWSRYSAYVGDIFGSLLAIEATAAFFLESTFIGVWVFGWKKLSPKAHAIVAWLVAGAGNLSAVWILIANGFMQNPLGYVIRNGRAELNDFMAVVLNPFAWQQFAHTILGAFCVAGFFVLGISAWHLARKSHEEFFNASLRIGAGVALAASILVAVQGHFHGNEVARVQPVKLAAMESHWETRANAPMYLLQIPGENGNVLEALPVPSLLSILAYNDPNAVVKGLNDVPAADRPPVAITFWAFRAMVGIGTIMPLIALFAWVKRRDIGKYPWFLKLLPWAIPLPYLGLQAGWIVAEVGRQPWIVHGLMRTSDAVSPISGGQVGFTLAAIIVLYTLLGAAGFFLAGRAVKQGPDAAR
- a CDS encoding aminoacetone oxidase family FAD-binding enzyme encodes the protein MRSSDPLDLLVIGAGASGLFASLLAARRGLSVAVLEHGPTAARKLRASGGGRCNLTNLAAGPEDYFSDNPHFCRSALARFTPAEALAAFAEFGLAFEEKAPGQMFCVQGARRLAEALETACREAGARIVLNCPVRAVAGPAHFRVEAGAGSFQASRLAVACGGPSWPNLGASDLAFRLARQFGLGVVEPRPALVPLILSGGQARLCRDLAGLSPAEARVSCGGRSFLGGLLFTHRGLSGPAVLEASCLWRPGLDVAVDFLPGRDLEDLLRQGRAEFRGLTKTFLRRLLPDRLVAALAPPGPAERPLAQLSNAELAETARAFQNFTATPSGTEGLAKAEVTAGGVDTRDISSKTMECRKIPGLFFLGEALDVTGRLGGFNLQWAWSSAAAAAASF
- the cydB gene encoding cytochrome d ubiquinol oxidase subunit II, encoding MLETIWFLLWGVLWAVYFALDGFDLGMGMLKPFLARDEYEKRVIYNAAGPFWDGNEVWLISAGGVTFAAFPLAYAAMFSGLYTALMLLLFALIVRGVSFEFRSKVDSPGWKALWDGCQVAGSFLPALLLGVAFANIFQGLPLDQNQVMHGGLLDLLNPYGLAGGVLFVLLFLLHGALWLSIKAEGDLRERAASTAAKLWPVLAAVIVVFLAYTWFATKLFTNYMANPALFLILLVPVGGLVMIRVWLAARRFWAAWGASAVMIIGVTLFAVVGLFPAILPSSLNPAWSLTATDAGIKASSSPLTLAIMLGVALVFVPIVIGYQFWVYKTFSAPVTREDLEY
- a CDS encoding SGNH/GDSL hydrolase family protein, with translation MRRALQHLGLALAAVLLTLLGLEGFCRVTGMAPDLPKPTFRDGVMAYAPNQTGTYMVRDEIRASYRINAQGWNSGRADSLAPKTGTRIVVIGDSYVEALQVDADQSLAEDLERLSPGTEVLRCGLSGIPLSQYVHLARRETPAWSPDVLVILLVHNDFLESFIPPPGVHQQALLRLDVEDGRVLGERPIRPYVRPWYGLARESALWRYLRHRRQFGFQTLRDLILGKEPEIFQANMAPRAVAERLADVRAATDYLFGELDRAARAQGARLVLLMDGDRGAIEAGHPDTSDALVLNRLSAESAARRGIPFLDLHPAFAADFADLHQPFAFPHDGHWNAHGHAVAARALAAFLRDRGLIP
- a CDS encoding Hsp20/alpha crystallin family protein, with translation MFKWNPWADLEAMRAYMDRLWGESGAEARRGCLWSPAADVLETPSAYVLRVELPGVPLENVVLEAVGRELRISGRRPPERDFPGTAFHAVERPQGPFARAFALPPDADPEAVSAALKDGLLTVTIPRKRRAAGPRGG